One Mesotoga sp. BH458_6_3_2_1 genomic window, CTCCGCTCTTAAGCGCACAGCGGCTCTTCTCCCGCGAAGCGGAACTGGCTTCAAAATCGCCTCCTGCCGAAGGCAGCATTGCGACCTGGGCTGTTCTTGCCCAGCCTTGCGTCTTATTCCGTTCTTTCCGACCCCCTAGCGCTATCCCCGACCACTTCTTCAGAAGTGCAGATCCCGAAACGAGTTAGGGATTACAGTCCTTTGCATCATTCTGGCACGCTTCTGGCCAGAATTCGGTTCGTTAAACTACTGAAGAGGACGATCGCTATCCTTGGGAAGACTGATCCTCAATAGCGGGCGTGCCGCCGCACGCCCCTACATCCGCTTGGGTCGAAATTATTTGCACATGCAACTCACAACTTGCATCTTGGAACTTGCAACTGATCTATTTCGGATAACGGTGAACCTTCTACGGACAACCATTGTCTATTACCTTTTTCTTGTAACCAGCTTCTTGATTTCGTATATCCAGAGGATCGCGCTACCGAGGGCTAAAGAAAGGAGCAGATCCCATACTCCGAGAGCCTGTGTGGAGAAGAGTCTCTGCATGAAAGGCACATATATAACGGCTAGCTGAAGTCCGAAGCTCGCCAGTACTGCATACATAAGAGAGGGATTCTCTTTGAAAGGTGCGTTGAAGATCGATTTCGTTCTTGATCTCACAGACAATGCAAAGAAGAGCTGAGAGAAGACAAGGGTTGAAAACAGCATCGTTCTCCATGGCCCGTTGATATCGTTCATCCAGTAAATCAACCCGACACCAAGGGGGAATACGGAGAGTAAAAGTCCTATAAGAATTACGTTCCATCTTCCATTTGCCAGGACGTGTTCCTTCGTCGGGTTGGGCGGACGCTTCATTATGTCTTTTTCCGGTGGTTCAACTGCGAGCGCCAAGGCAGGGACTCCGTCTGTGACCAGGTTGAGCCAGAGTATCTGAAGGGGCGCCAGAGGGAGAGAAATACCGAAGAATGGTCCGAGAAGCATGATCCATATCTCTCCGAAATTCGACGCCAGGATGTATCTAATGAACTTGTGTATGTTGTCGAATATGGTTCTTCCTTCACGAACGGCAGAGACGATAGTTGTGAAGTTATCGTCGGTGAGAACCATATCGGCGACTTCCTTTGTTACGTCTGTTCCCGTTATGCCCATTGCCACACCTATGTCGGCCTGTTTGAGAGCGGGAGCATCATTGACGCCATCGCCGGTCATGGCGACGACATTTCCCTGCCTTTGAAGAGAGTCGACGATCTTAAGTTTGTGTTCTGGTGCAACTCTTGCATATACCGAGGTCTCTGAGGTCACTCTGTCGAGCTCCTCTTCCGTAAGGTTTTCGATTTCTCGACCCATCTTGACGTTCGACTTGTCGTCGACCATGGTGAGGCTCTCAGCAATATAACCGGCTGTCAGGGGATGGTCGCCCGTAATCATAATCGGTCTTATACCTGCTTCACGGGCGGTCGTTATCGATTCTTTTACCCCTTCTCTTGCGGGATCCATCATTCCAAATATACCAGTGAAGATGAGATTTCTTTCTTCGACCTTCTTGTCTTCGACTTCCGAGGAATCCACTGGCCTGAAGGCTACCCCGAGAACCCTCATACCATTGGCCGCGAGGTTGTTGTTTGTCTCTATGATTCTTTTTCTCCAATCATCGCCTATCTCATGTATCTCGTCGCCTTCAAGTACTCTGTCACAGACTTCAACGAGAGAATCGACGGCTCCCTTGGTAAATGCAACATATTTGTCGACTGCGTTTTCTCGAAGGTGTTCTGGAACGTCTGCAGGAATCTTGCCCTTTGGATTCTCCCTGATCTCGTGGATAGTTGTCATCCTCTTTCGTTCCGAATCGAAAGGGATCTCCAGGATCCTGGGCATAGCCTGTTCGAGGTCGCTTTTCTCGATGCCGACTCTGTAAGCCGCATATACTAGCGCTCCCTCTGTGGGATCTCCGATCACATCTACCTGCTGCTTTTTGTGGACGGGAGGTTTGATCTCGGCATCGTTGCATAGCGCGGCCGCCGTAAGCATTATTTCAAATGATTTATTGTCATCTTCGGGAAGTGCCTCGGGATCCGGTTCATTTTCTTTTCCAAAGTCCAGTGTGCGTCCGGCCATCTCTACGACTGTCACTTTCATTCTGTTTTCGGTAATCGTTCCCGTTTTGTCGGAACAGATTACGGTAACGGAACCAAGCGTCTCGACGGCCATCAGTTTCCGTACGAGAGCGTTCTTCTTCAACATCCGTTGGGCGCCTAAAGCCAACGCAATAGTGACAACCGTGGGAAGACCTTCTGGAACTGCGGCCACTGCGAAGGAGACAGCAGTCATGAACATAAGCTCGAGATCTTCACCCCTCAACAAGCCCATCACGAAGATCACGGCTACTATTCCAAGCGCGATCAAGGCAAGAATCTTGCCTAGCTGGTCGATATTCTTCTGCAAGGGGGTCTGAGTTTCGGCAGTATCTTGAAGCATTGTCGCGATCTTCCCAAGTTCGGTTTCCATTCCTGTGGCAGTCACTATTCCGACTCCGCGGCCGTATGTGACAACCGTTCCGGAATACGCCATGTTTTTGCGGTCGCCGAGAGAGGGGTTCTCTTCTTCAATGGGTTTCGTGGTCTTTTCCACAGCCTCGGATTCGCCGGTGAGGGCTGACTCCTGAATCTTCAGATTGGTTGACTCGACGAGTCTCATATCTGCCGGCACGATATTTCCGGCCTCTAGTATAACTACATCTCCTGGTACGATCTCCGTTGAGTTTACTTCCACAATCTGCCCATCCCGTCTTACCTTCACTCTGGGCACGGACATCTTCTTCAATGCGGCCATTGCTTTTTCGGCTCTGTATTCTTGAGTGAACCCCAGGATGGTGTTAAGGGCTACAATTGCTAGAATTACTATCGTATCCCTTAATTCACCGACGAAAGCCGTGATCACCGAAGCAACAATCAGGATTATTACCATCACAGACTTCAGCTGTGAAAGAAGAATCTTCCAAGCGCTGCGCCTGTTCTTCTCTGTAAGCTCGTTCAAGCCATACTGGTCGATTCTCTCCTTCGCCTTTGCCCCGGAGAGACCCTCGTTTGAGCTTGAGCCTAGTTCCTTTATGACTTCTTCGATTGTTTTCTGATGGTATTTCGCCATGCTTCAACCTCCGTTAATAGACCAATTACAGGCTTTGTCTTAGTTAAATTCGAATATTTAGGCCCAGATCCCGGATCAAGTCCGGGATGACAGTGTTACTTGATTGCGAGAACGGTACTTACAATCGTGCTGAAAGAAGCCGTCCTTGGTCCTTCGTCCAAAACCATGAACCCGTCCTTTGAAAGAGCCGCTGCACGCTTAAGAACAAGAACCCGCTGGCCGCTGCGAGAAACTCAAGAAACATTCCTGGTAC contains:
- a CDS encoding cation-translocating P-type ATPase codes for the protein MAKYHQKTIEEVIKELGSSSNEGLSGAKAKERIDQYGLNELTEKNRRSAWKILLSQLKSVMVIILIVASVITAFVGELRDTIVILAIVALNTILGFTQEYRAEKAMAALKKMSVPRVKVRRDGQIVEVNSTEIVPGDVVILEAGNIVPADMRLVESTNLKIQESALTGESEAVEKTTKPIEEENPSLGDRKNMAYSGTVVTYGRGVGIVTATGMETELGKIATMLQDTAETQTPLQKNIDQLGKILALIALGIVAVIFVMGLLRGEDLELMFMTAVSFAVAAVPEGLPTVVTIALALGAQRMLKKNALVRKLMAVETLGSVTVICSDKTGTITENRMKVTVVEMAGRTLDFGKENEPDPEALPEDDNKSFEIMLTAAALCNDAEIKPPVHKKQQVDVIGDPTEGALVYAAYRVGIEKSDLEQAMPRILEIPFDSERKRMTTIHEIRENPKGKIPADVPEHLRENAVDKYVAFTKGAVDSLVEVCDRVLEGDEIHEIGDDWRKRIIETNNNLAANGMRVLGVAFRPVDSSEVEDKKVEERNLIFTGIFGMMDPAREGVKESITTAREAGIRPIMITGDHPLTAGYIAESLTMVDDKSNVKMGREIENLTEEELDRVTSETSVYARVAPEHKLKIVDSLQRQGNVVAMTGDGVNDAPALKQADIGVAMGITGTDVTKEVADMVLTDDNFTTIVSAVREGRTIFDNIHKFIRYILASNFGEIWIMLLGPFFGISLPLAPLQILWLNLVTDGVPALALAVEPPEKDIMKRPPNPTKEHVLANGRWNVILIGLLLSVFPLGVGLIYWMNDINGPWRTMLFSTLVFSQLFFALSVRSRTKSIFNAPFKENPSLMYAVLASFGLQLAVIYVPFMQRLFSTQALGVWDLLLSLALGSAILWIYEIKKLVTRKR